A portion of the Vulpes vulpes isolate BD-2025 chromosome 5, VulVul3, whole genome shotgun sequence genome contains these proteins:
- the LEMD1 gene encoding LEM domain-containing protein 1 codes for MVDVKSLSDYELQNELNKLGFSPGPILPSTRKVYEKKLVQLLVSPPCASTVMNGPCELDRAQDDDDSEETQGFHH; via the exons ATGGTGGATGTGAAGAGTCTGAGTGATTATGAATTACAGAATGAACTTAATAAGCTTGGATTTTCACCTGGCCCAATATTAC CTTCCACCAGAAAAGTGTATGAAAAAAAGTTAGTGCAATTGTTGGTCTCGCCTCCCTGTGCATCAACTGTGATGAATGGACCCTGCGAGCTGGACAGAGCTCAGGATGATGACGACAGTGAAG
- the BLACAT1 gene encoding bladder cancer associated transcript 1 produces the protein MPQFTFACFCGLHGFCKMKRKKEEVHRERETAV, from the coding sequence ATGCCCCAGTTCACTTTCGCCTGCTTCTGTGGCCTCCACGGCTTCTGcaagatgaagaggaagaaggaggaagttCACAGAGAGCGGGAAACGGCAGTGTGA